A window from Drosophila nasuta strain 15112-1781.00 chromosome 3, ASM2355853v1, whole genome shotgun sequence encodes these proteins:
- the LOC132792095 gene encoding zinc finger protein GLIS2 homolog, translated as MDILVQKPIFCPSSSSEFYEPPPTGYFTPYNTPPYITQAITTTGPAGSWLGEQMQYLRFPTPPITPPRPVVLPLAGESSSSYSPSRSSVIMKCSKSASFVSVSGSISGSISGSGSHSPTESCSEQSSGSECDFICNWHDCGRVFESLEALAQHVTLRHAVASLLDGLYYCRWGGCQRSERGFNARYKMLVHVRTHTKEKPHRCHLCDKSFSRAENLKIHIRSHSGEKPYKCHFEGCQKAYSNSSDRFKHTRTHSMEKPYMCKVPGCQKRYTDPSSLRKHVKTFKHSIQLIASQTATCMLEANDHSPSYTCLPLNAPVAAPLSAACVDSSPSSHCYLDLTDSDNVASDYSLRAKHHNQYTSSDYWLHPRESSYRYLHGEDFAMEMDLDSPTPLDLRIHRS; from the exons atggATATATTAGTACAAAAACCCATCTTCTgcccaagcagcagcagcgaattCTACGAGCCGCCGCCAACGGGCTACTTTACGCCGTACAACACGCCGCCGTATATAACGCAGGCAATCACAACTACCGGACCAGCTGGCAGCTGGCTGGGCGAACAGATGCAGTACCTGAGATTCCCAACACCGCCCATCACACCACCACGTCCAGTTGTGCTGCCCCTGGCCGGCGAGTCCTCCTCCAGCTACAGTCCTTCGCGCTCCTCGGTCATCATGAAGTGCAGCAAGAGTGCCAGCTTCGTTTCCGTTTCCGGTTCCATTTCCGGTTCCATTTCCGGTTCTGGTTCACACTCCCCCACAGAGTCCTGCAGCGAGCAGAGCAGCGGAAGCGAGTGCGATTTTATCTGCAATTGGCACGATTGCGGAAG AGTTTTCGAATCTTTGGAGGCGCTCGCTCAACACGTCACCTTACGTCATGCGGTTGCCTCGCTGTTGGATGGTCTCTACTACTGCCGCTGGGGCGGCTGTCAGCGCAGCGAGCGTGGCTTCAATGCCCGCTACAAGATGTTAGTCCATGTGCGCACCCACACCAAGGAGAAACCGCATCGTTGCCATCTCTGTGACAAGTCCTTCTCTCGGGCCGAGAATCTTAAGATTCACATTCGCTCGCATTCGGGCGAGAAGCCGTACAAATGCCACTTTGAGGGCTGTCAGAAGGCTTACTCGAATTCTTCGGACCGCTTCAagcacacacgcactcactcCATGGAGAAGCCGTATATGTGCAAGGTGCCCGGCTGCCAGAAACGCTACACGGATCCTTCGTCCTTGCGCAAGCATGTGAAAACATTTAAGCATAGCATTCAACTGATTGCCAGCCAAACTGCCACCTGCATGCTCGAAGCCAACGATCACTCGCCATCCTACACCTGCCTGCCTCTGAATGCGCCCGTCGCTGCTCCATTGTCTGCTGCCTGCGTGGATTCTTCGCCCAGTTCACACTGCTATTTGGATTTGACGGACAGCGATAATGTGGCCAGCGATTATTCGCTGCGCGCCAAGCACCACAATCAGTACACATCCTCGGACTATTGGCTCCACCCGAGGGAGTCCAGCTATCGTTATCTGCATGGCGAGGACTTTGCCATGGAAATGGATCTGGACTCGCCAACGCCGCTTGATCTGCGCATCCATAGGAGTTAA
- the LOC132794343 gene encoding uncharacterized protein LOC132794343: MESCAVLKPQQTAGNVAVKGQTTAALEPFTSHVAQLDKGLVQCTLRVLKMNGSTMLFLHAKDSNRLDELAVAMPARPPSKDTIGTTFMGESGQSDSLVMATKLSARYGRQFYVSMNIRLDNLTRPVFEKELVTYMKDNLQHFV; this comes from the coding sequence ATGGAAAGTTGTGCTGTCTTGAAGCCACAACAAACGGCAGGCAATGTTGCAGTCAAAGGTCAAACGACAGCTGCGCTGGAACCCTTTACATCACACGTGGCCCAGCTGGACAAGGGCTTGGTGCAGTGCACGTTGCGTGTCCTCAAGATGAACGGCAGCACTATGCTCTTCCTGCATGCCAAGGACTCAAACCGTCTGGACGAGCTGGCCGTTGCAATGCCAGCACGTCCGCCCAGCAAGGATACAATTGGCACCACGTTTATGGGCGAGTCGGGACAAAGTGATTCCCTGGTCATGGCCACAAAACTGAGTGCTCGGTATGGACGTCAGTTCTATGTGAGCATGAACATTCGACTGGATAATCTGACGAGACCAGTATTTGAAAAAGAGCTTGTCACATATATGAAAGACAATCTCCAGCACTTTGTATGA